The genomic region GTTCGAGAGCCTCACATGGACCTGTAACTCCCAACTTCTTTCTGCGACAAACAGCCCACTACGCAACGATGGAGACTGCGCGCGGACCCGATCGAGCTGTCTCGCTCACTAACAGATGCGGCGAGTCGAAGAGCCCATATGTGCGATCGCATATCGACAATCCGGTATGGCATCAGGCTATGATTTGTCTTCAGTGAAAGCTGACGATATGGCAAAGACCGCATGGCAGCTATGGACACCCGAGACTTTGGAACTGGCTCGTCAGACAAATCGCCTCATCTTCGTCAGCATAGGCTACTCGGCCTGTCACTGGTGCCATGTAATGGCGCATGAGTCGTTCGACGATCCTCGCATTGCACAGCTGCTGAACGAGCACTTCGTTCCCATCAAGATCGACAGAGAAGAAAGACGAGACATTGACCGGCAATACATGGATTTCCTTCAAGCGACCAGTGGTGGTGGAGGTTGGCCACTGAATGTCTTCGTAACCCCAGATCTTGAACCCATCTTTGGTGGAACATATTGGCCGGGCCCAAAGAGCGAAAGAGCGCAGATGGGTGGGACCACTTTTGAGCACATCCTGCTCAAGGTCTCGCGTATGTGGAAAGAGCAAGAGGCGAGATTGAGAGCCAGTGGAAAGGAGATCACCAAGCAGCTCCGCGAGTTTGCGCAAGAAGGACACATTGGAGGTCGTGATGGGAAGGGAGACGACAACGACGGCCTTGAGCTGGACTTGCTGGACGATGCATTTCAACACTACAAGAAGCGCTACGATCGCAAGTTTGGCGGCTTTGGTGCTGCGCCAAAGTTTCCTACACCTGTCCACCTTAAACCGCTGCTGCGTGTAGCTGCGTATCCCAAGGATGTTCGCGAAATTGTTGGAGAGGACGAGTCTATCGAAGCAAGGGCAATGGCTGTCAAGTCGCTCGAGAACATAGCCAAGGGTGGTATAAAAGATCAGATTGGCCATGGTTTTGCCAGATACTCCGTCACTCGCGACTGGTCGTTGCCACATTTCGAGAAGATGCTCTACGACAATGCCCAGCTTTTACCAGTGTACCTCGAGGCGTACATGCTTACAAAGTCGCTCCTGTTCCTGGAGACTACTCACGACATCGCCAAGTATCTTACTAGTGCACCAATGGCATCGGAACTCGGCGGCATTTGCTCTGCTGAAGACGCAGACTCACTTCCCACCGCCGTTGATCACCACAAGCGAGAGGGCGCATACTATGTTTGGACCATGgacgagtttaagaagatTCTGACTGAGGCAGAGGTTCAGGTCTGTGCCACCTACTGGGGTATGAAGTCGGATGGCAACATCGACACGCAGCACGATATACAAGGCGAATTGGTAGGGCAGAACACACTCTGTGTGCAGTACGAGCCAGCCGAACTCGCCAAGGAACTCAACATGTCCGAAGACGACGTGAAGCGCGTTCTCGCAGATGGCAGACAGAAGCTACTTGCCTACCGGGAAAAGAATCGACCAAGACCAGCGCTCGATGACAAGATTGTGACTTCGTGGAACGGCTTGGCTGTGGGTGGTCTTGCACGTGCAGGCGCCGCGCTTGATGTGCCTGAGTACATCGCAGCTGCCGAGAAAGCTGTACACTGCATCCGTACACAGCTCTTTGACGAGAACGCGAGGACTCTGAGGAGAGTGTACAGAGAAGGTCCAGGCGAAACCCAAGGCTTCGCCGACGATTACGCCTTCCTGATCTCTGGCTTGCTGGACCTCTACGAATCGACTTTTGACAGCCAATGGCTCGAGTTCGCAGACATCCTCCAGCAGACTCAGACGAAGCTTTTCTGGGATGCAGAGAAGTTTGGTTTCTTCTCTACGCCTGCAAATCAGCCCGACATCCTCATTCGCACAAAGGATGCCATGGACAACGCTGAGCCCAGTGTCAACGGTGTCAGTGCCATGAACCTATTCCGATTAGGCTCGCTACTGAGCGACGAAGACTACGAGAAGATGGGCAAGCGCACAGTCGCTGCCTTTGATGTGGAGATCGGCCAGCACCCAGGCCTCTTCAGCGGCATCCTTGGCAGCGTCGTTGCCTCGAAGATGGGCATGAAAGGAGTCATGGTTGTTGGCGATGGAGAAGTTGCTGATATTGCACTGCAAAGAGCGCGCGAACAAGTCAGACCCAACCACACCATTGTCCGCGTTGGTGGTGGCGCGAAGAGCGAATGGCTGCAAAGTCGCAATGGGCTCTTGAAAGCTCTCGACAGTACGAGAAGAATGGTACAGCTCTGCGATGGTGGTGTTTGTCGCATCTTGAACCTCAAGGAGGTGAAGAGCTTGTTTGATGCGTGAGGAGAAGCTTGAGGGAATCGTAATGACATGATATGAACTGATGTGACGGAGAAGATGGAGCAGAGAGTAGACCCGGCATAATAGCAGGAACTGTACAACAGCAATTGCCATCATCTTCTCCGCCCGCCCTCCCTCTTTCCTGCGCATGTTTCTTCCCAAATCGAATTGACAACACCTCACTCCCGTCTATTTGCTTTTCCACATCCTCTCCATCTACGCATCACAACACTCATCACTATCCATCATCCTCAACAATATCACATGCACGTCTCGCATCTACATACCCCGAAGCCTTCCAAACGCCTCCGACTTCACGAGATACAGAACCTGAAACACCCATACTAGACTGCTTACCTGCATAAAACCATGCGGCAGTGCATTAGAGTCGGAGTTCGTGGTTGCATCTGGCGTGTCCCAGAAGCCACAAGGACGGGAACGCCGAGGTCGAAATGAGAATCAAAGATGAAAGCATGTCTTCATCCTGTGGTATGCTGTTTACCATCCCATCACAAACTCACAATAGGTTTGATCTCTCGCTTGAGCTTACGAGACACAAGAACTGTGGCTTGCGCTTTCTGCGTTCGTGAGTTTCTCCTCACCTGC from Fulvia fulva chromosome 2, complete sequence harbors:
- a CDS encoding Spermatogenesis-associated protein 20 produces the protein METARGPDRAVSLTNRCGESKSPYVRSHIDNPTAWQLWTPETLELARQTNRLIFVSIGYSACHWCHVMAHESFDDPRIAQLLNEHFVPIKIDREERRDIDRQYMDFLQATSGGGGWPLNVFVTPDLEPIFGGTYWPGPKSERAQMGGTTFEHILLKVSRMWKEQEARLRASGKEITKQLREFAQEGHIGGRDGKGDDNDGLELDLLDDAFQHYKKRYDRKFGGFGAAPKFPTPVHLKPLLRVAAYPKDVREIVGEDESIEARAMAVKSLENIAKGGIKDQIGHGFARYSVTRDWSLPHFEKMLYDNAQLLPVYLEAYMLTKSLLFLETTHDIAKYLTSAPMASELGGICSAEDADSLPTAVDHHKREGAYYVWTMDEFKKILTEAEVQVCATYWGMKSDGNIDTQHDIQGELVGQNTLCVQYEPAELAKELNMSEDDVKRVLADGRQKLLAYREKNRPRPALDDKIVTSWNGLAVGGLARAGAALDVPEYIAAAEKAVHCIRTQLFDENARTLRRVYREGPGETQGFADDYAFLISGLLDLYESTFDSQWLEFADILQQTQTKLFWDAEKFGFFSTPANQPDILIRTKDAMDNAEPSVNGVSAMNLFRLGSLLSDEDYEKMGKRTVAAFDVEIGQHPGLFSGILGSVVASKMGMKGVMVVGDGEVADIALQRAREQVRPNHTIVRVGGGAKSEWLQSRNGLLKALDSTRRMVQLCDGGVCRILNLKEVKSLFDA